A section of the Citrus sinensis cultivar Valencia sweet orange chromosome 8, DVS_A1.0, whole genome shotgun sequence genome encodes:
- the LOC127899368 gene encoding protein FAR1-RELATED SEQUENCE 5-like — MTVTEFETQWSAVVAEFTLEHHAWVQKMYLKQYNWAEAYLRRTFFASMRSTQRCESMNAYLSRFVQHKLKLFEFVRQIDRALRNIRTTETYDEFKTKYSTPVLRTHLQSLEKHDPQLFPLRVFSNVRDKMLREGAVIEVKTVKAVDAALYTVTEFGTPTTCWIVIHNLHENNIQCSCQMMESVGLPCRHMFHVLKVEQIEKIPDNMVPRRWTKKAKEHNTCRTTIPEVDTDVSEVARFSALSAAYNKMCYNATKNVEAYENALVEINRLTLTYEQ, encoded by the coding sequence ATGACGGTAACTGAATTTGAAACCCAATGGTCAGCTGTAGTGGCTGAATTCACACTTGAACATCATGCATGGGTACAGAAAATGTATTTGAAGCAGTACAACTGGGCGGAAGCTTATCTTAGACGAACATTCTTTGCTAGTATGCGAAGCACTCAACGATGTGAAAGTATGAATGCATATCTTAGCCGATTTGTCCAAcataaactaaaattgttTGAGTTTGTGCGACAAATCGATCGTGCTCTCCGCAATATTCGTACCACAGAAACATACGATGAGTTCAAAACCAAATACAGTACTCCTGTCTTAAGAACGCACTTACAGAGCCTGGAGAAACATGATCCACAATTGTTCCCATTAAGAGTTTTTTCGAATGTTAGAGATAAGATGCTGCGAGAAGGAGCGGTCATCGAAGTAAAAACTGTCAAAGCTGTCGATGCTGCTTTGTACACAGTGACTGAATTTGGGACACCAACAACATGTTGGATTGTCATCCACAATCTACACGAAAACAACATACAGTGTTCTTGTCAAATGATGGAGTCCGTTGGGCTTCCTTGTAGGCATATGTTTCATGTCTTGAAAGTGGAACAAATTGAAAAGATTCCTGACAATATGGTTCCTCGTAGATGGACAAAAAAAGCCAAGGAGCACAATACTTGCAGGACCACAATACCAGAAGTTGACACCGATGTTTCAGAGGTGGCTAGATTTAGTGCATTGTCTGCAGCTTACAATAAAATGTGCTACAATGCAACAAAAAACGTTGAAGCCTATGAAAATGCGTTGGTAGAAATCAATCGGCTAACATTAACTTATGAACAATAA